One genomic window of Deltaproteobacteria bacterium includes the following:
- a CDS encoding molybdopterin-dependent oxidoreductase — protein MGDEWVPTSCTGCFNACAILARRKDGKIVDIKGDRRAPSSKGKVCGKSKARIADMYNPMRLKKPLKRTNPEKGLGVDPKWAEIGWEEAVETVTKALAQVRKEDPRKLVIASFDIHNYAVPQSLGVAFGTPNFEFYPVSCGNGLHTAFFLTLGTLNAEIDLDHCNYILLPGSQYGHGVNNNTLEAIQGMADARRRGAKLVVIDPICSYAAAKADEWIPIRPGTDGALALGMVNVLINGLDLYDKEYLKGKTNAPYLIDGSGKYARHPDSGKPLIWDLKENRAVEFDAENTEPAIEGSFKTAGVACRPAFHLLKEHIRRNYPLEKVETITTVPRATIARIAKELAEAARIGSTIEMEGKKLPLRPAAVEFKRGISHHKNGFFNCFSLMLLNVMLGNLNVPGGILGTNPHGPFGIWKTHADKDGMITTNLFQATSGGRNSMVAFMSPYPPNPVSEPKTLNLRDLFPVSGFLPGIAAFPIHDPEKFRIPYRPEAMVLCRTNMVLTSNNPRFQAEMLGKLKFIVAFALKLDETVEFADIVIPDAHDFEKHWAFPVNLPAGFQKPGPGDWYFQTVQPVVEPPPGVRNWIEVMMDVAEKLGILGEFNAEMNRITGLMMIDDLALKPDRKYTMKEIRDRTAGLIGAMCGKEITPDWFTEDRSFVPGPKKTIEESYAGPFLNARAPIYLEHFIEVGEEVKKVTRRLGMDWWDTSHYNPLAEWRPCPVHEEDGKEYDLFVVNSRLPLHGQSYTADNPWVDDICKRTRMDYSVIMHRGTAARKGIEDGDIVSIESEAGKVKGKVRLTEGIHPECVGMFGVLGQWGKGKVIARGKGTHINSLLKHDWSMVGTLTGQLDFCARVKITKDAER, from the coding sequence ATGGGCGACGAATGGGTTCCGACTTCCTGCACCGGCTGCTTCAACGCCTGCGCCATTCTCGCGCGGCGCAAGGACGGAAAAATAGTTGACATCAAGGGTGACCGCCGGGCTCCCAGTTCAAAGGGAAAGGTATGCGGCAAATCCAAGGCCCGGATCGCGGACATGTACAACCCGATGAGATTGAAAAAACCGCTGAAGAGGACAAACCCGGAAAAGGGGCTGGGCGTCGATCCGAAGTGGGCTGAAATCGGTTGGGAGGAAGCCGTCGAGACCGTCACGAAAGCTTTGGCTCAGGTTCGGAAAGAAGACCCGAGGAAGCTGGTCATCGCATCCTTCGACATCCACAATTACGCCGTGCCTCAAAGTTTAGGAGTGGCTTTCGGAACGCCGAATTTCGAGTTTTACCCGGTGTCTTGCGGAAACGGATTGCATACGGCGTTCTTTCTGACGCTGGGGACGCTGAACGCGGAGATCGACCTGGACCACTGCAATTACATCCTTCTTCCGGGCTCGCAGTACGGCCACGGGGTGAACAACAACACCCTGGAGGCGATCCAGGGCATGGCGGACGCCCGCAGACGCGGGGCGAAATTGGTCGTTATCGATCCGATATGCTCCTATGCGGCCGCCAAGGCGGACGAGTGGATACCGATCCGGCCGGGGACAGACGGCGCTCTCGCGCTGGGGATGGTGAACGTACTCATCAATGGTCTGGACTTGTACGACAAGGAGTACCTGAAGGGCAAAACCAATGCGCCTTATCTCATCGACGGCTCGGGGAAATACGCGCGCCATCCCGATTCCGGCAAGCCGCTGATCTGGGACTTGAAAGAGAACCGGGCGGTCGAATTCGACGCGGAGAATACCGAGCCGGCGATCGAAGGAAGCTTCAAGACGGCCGGAGTCGCCTGCCGGCCCGCTTTCCATTTGTTGAAAGAGCATATACGGCGAAATTACCCGTTGGAGAAAGTGGAAACGATCACAACCGTTCCACGGGCGACGATCGCAAGGATCGCAAAGGAACTGGCGGAAGCGGCGCGCATCGGGAGCACGATCGAAATGGAGGGGAAGAAGTTACCGTTAAGGCCCGCGGCGGTCGAATTCAAGCGGGGGATCTCGCATCACAAGAACGGGTTCTTCAACTGCTTCTCCCTCATGCTGTTGAACGTCATGCTCGGCAACCTCAACGTTCCAGGAGGGATCCTCGGCACGAATCCCCACGGGCCTTTCGGCATCTGGAAGACCCATGCCGACAAGGACGGCATGATTACGACGAACCTGTTCCAGGCGACCTCGGGAGGACGGAATTCGATGGTGGCATTCATGTCTCCTTATCCTCCCAACCCGGTGTCGGAACCGAAGACCTTGAATCTGAGGGATCTTTTCCCTGTGTCGGGGTTCCTTCCCGGCATCGCCGCCTTTCCCATCCACGATCCGGAAAAGTTCCGCATCCCGTATCGGCCCGAAGCGATGGTCCTCTGCCGCACGAACATGGTGCTGACCAGCAACAACCCGCGGTTCCAGGCGGAAATGCTCGGCAAGCTGAAATTCATCGTGGCGTTCGCCCTGAAGCTCGACGAGACCGTCGAATTCGCCGACATCGTGATCCCGGACGCGCACGATTTCGAAAAGCACTGGGCGTTCCCCGTGAACCTTCCCGCCGGTTTCCAGAAGCCGGGACCGGGGGATTGGTATTTCCAGACGGTTCAGCCGGTGGTGGAACCGCCGCCGGGGGTCCGGAACTGGATAGAAGTCATGATGGACGTCGCCGAGAAGTTGGGGATCCTGGGAGAGTTCAACGCGGAAATGAACCGGATCACCGGCCTGATGATGATCGACGACCTGGCCCTGAAGCCCGACCGGAAATACACCATGAAGGAAATCCGGGACAGAACGGCCGGGTTGATCGGGGCGATGTGCGGCAAGGAGATCACACCCGATTGGTTCACGGAAGACCGCTCGTTCGTGCCGGGACCGAAAAAGACGATCGAAGAAAGCTATGCGGGACCGTTCCTGAACGCCAGGGCGCCGATCTATCTCGAGCATTTCATCGAGGTCGGAGAAGAGGTGAAAAAGGTGACGCGCCGGCTGGGCATGGACTGGTGGGACACCTCCCACTACAACCCGCTCGCGGAGTGGCGCCCGTGTCCCGTCCACGAGGAGGACGGAAAGGAATACGACCTGTTCGTGGTGAACAGCCGCCTTCCGTTGCACGGGCAATCCTACACGGCCGACAATCCATGGGTGGACGATATCTGCAAGCGCACCCGCATGGACTACAGCGTCATCATGCACAGGGGCACGGCGGCAAGGAAAGGGATAGAGGATGGGGATATAGTGTCGATCGAATCGGAGGCGGGGAAGGTGAAGGGAAAGGTGCGCCTGACCGAGGGGATACACCCGGAGTGCGTCGGGATGTTCGGGGTCCTGGGGCAATGGGGGAAAGGTAAGGTCATCGCCAGGGGAAAGGGGACCCACATCAACTCTCTTCTGAAGCACGATTGGAGCATGGTCGGGACCCTGACCGGTCAGCTCGATTTCTGCGCTCGCGTGAAAATAACGAAGGATGCCGAAAGATAG
- the nrfD gene encoding polysulfide reductase NrfD produces MERIDELLVGVKPQREWGLLVVIYLFLGGAGAGLYAVSLFMGKPLEAALGLVVVAVGTAFLLLDLGRPERFWRAFMRPGTSWISRGTFFIALLMIAGTLQVAPSIPGLGFLPWKEGTTIGWLLKAASALLAVLVMTYTGFVLSPSPAVPFWYSPLVPAVFLGYSLLAGVDLFLLIERIIGHVGGNLMFLEWFQGHLTIACLALVVLHIAVMSSRSVAAREAVRMLTRSRHAVLFAGGVIFVGLVAPLILTGSLLLNRNAEVAVPSLALAGAMRLSGDYLFRYLMVKTGCYDSIL; encoded by the coding sequence GTGGAGAGAATCGATGAACTGCTGGTCGGCGTCAAGCCGCAAAGGGAGTGGGGTCTCCTCGTGGTCATCTATCTTTTCCTGGGGGGAGCCGGCGCCGGATTGTATGCCGTGTCCCTGTTCATGGGAAAGCCGCTGGAGGCGGCCCTGGGACTCGTTGTCGTGGCTGTCGGGACCGCATTTCTCCTCCTTGACCTGGGACGGCCGGAACGTTTCTGGCGGGCGTTCATGAGACCCGGCACCTCGTGGATCAGCCGCGGGACTTTCTTTATCGCACTTCTGATGATCGCAGGCACGCTGCAAGTCGCGCCTTCGATACCGGGGCTTGGTTTCCTTCCCTGGAAGGAAGGGACGACGATCGGATGGCTGTTGAAGGCGGCGTCCGCCCTGCTTGCGGTGCTGGTGATGACTTACACGGGATTCGTGCTGTCTCCTTCCCCGGCGGTCCCTTTCTGGTATTCCCCCCTGGTGCCTGCGGTTTTTCTCGGCTATTCCCTGCTGGCAGGGGTGGATCTTTTCCTGCTGATCGAGCGGATCATCGGCCATGTTGGCGGAAACCTGATGTTCCTCGAATGGTTTCAAGGACATCTGACGATCGCGTGCCTTGCCCTGGTCGTCCTGCACATCGCGGTGATGTCCTCAAGGTCGGTCGCGGCTCGTGAAGCCGTTCGAATGCTGACGCGGAGCCGGCACGCCGTTCTCTTCGCCGGTGGTGTCATATTCGTGGGGTTGGTCGCCCCATTGATTCTGACCGGGAGCCTTCTCCTGAACAGGAATGCGGAAGTGGCTGTCCCCAGCCTGGCACTGGCCGGGGCCATGAGATTGTCGGGGGATTACCTGTTCCGGTACCTGATGGTGAAAACCGGTTGTTACGATTCCATCCTGTGA
- a CDS encoding N-acyl homoserine lactonase family protein, producing MIDMMEWKDRFKTPVRLKLHIMHTGEVHAKGNIHFNPKSPKFKSLPKEHRFNPVFSFLVVHPSHGPLLLDTGLHHSFNESRFGNFGPLLGTMVRARTKPGKDVRSQLDAMGIRSRDIRYVLLSHLHLDHPGGLSYFAGSPNAEVFVDKEELKAARAPFSTLKGYVKSHLAGIDFLPIPYDGSAPPFEGACDFFGDGSVLVVRTSGHTKGHSSVILNAMDGPIILTFDAVHRRANLDEGVPPVGEYLKALSTMRNIESFLKEFPHARVVFGHDPDQLMELKLVPEYYT from the coding sequence ATGATTGACATGATGGAATGGAAAGACCGCTTCAAGACGCCGGTGCGGCTGAAATTACATATCATGCACACGGGCGAGGTGCATGCGAAAGGCAATATCCATTTCAATCCCAAAAGCCCGAAATTCAAGAGCCTGCCGAAGGAACACCGCTTCAACCCGGTGTTCTCCTTCCTGGTGGTGCATCCTTCCCATGGTCCTCTACTGTTGGACACCGGGCTGCATCATTCCTTCAACGAAAGCCGGTTCGGCAATTTCGGGCCGCTTCTCGGGACGATGGTGCGCGCCAGGACGAAACCGGGAAAGGACGTACGAAGCCAACTGGACGCCATGGGGATTCGCAGTCGCGATATACGCTATGTGCTGCTCTCCCATCTTCATCTCGACCATCCGGGCGGTTTGTCTTATTTCGCCGGATCTCCGAACGCGGAAGTGTTTGTGGACAAGGAAGAGTTGAAAGCCGCCAGGGCCCCTTTCAGCACGCTGAAGGGATATGTAAAAAGCCACCTGGCGGGAATCGATTTTCTGCCGATTCCATACGACGGAAGCGCACCGCCGTTCGAAGGGGCATGCGACTTCTTCGGGGACGGCTCCGTGCTGGTCGTTCGGACTTCCGGGCATACGAAGGGCCATTCCTCGGTCATCCTGAACGCGATGGACGGACCGATAATTCTTACCTTCGACGCCGTCCACCGGCGGGCGAACCTCGATGAGGGAGTGCCTCCCGTCGGCGAATACCTCAAAGCCCTTTCGACGATGAGGAATATCGAATCGTTCCTGAAGGAATTTCCGCATGCCAGGGTGGTGTTCGGACACGATCCGGACCAGCTGATGGAACTGAAGCTGGTCCCTGAATATTACACGTAA
- a CDS encoding 4Fe-4S dicluster domain-containing protein, with protein sequence MAIDLRICISCNSCTLACKAEHGTQPGVFWCKVLEHESGDYPEVTRLFVPVLCNHCADAHCVKVCPSGASAARDDGIVLVDYAKCIGCKACIAACPYDARTFVEERKFYFPDTPIPHGVEELKEASGVVQKCNLCVQRIDKGEPPACVEVCPTSCRVFGNLDNEGDELVQLMKKEGCVPLLESKGTRPSVYYILLKKQEVGCGPG encoded by the coding sequence ATGGCGATAGATTTGAGGATTTGCATCTCGTGCAACTCATGCACGCTGGCCTGCAAGGCGGAACACGGCACCCAGCCGGGGGTATTCTGGTGCAAGGTGCTGGAGCATGAATCCGGAGATTATCCGGAAGTAACCCGCCTGTTCGTCCCCGTCCTGTGCAACCACTGCGCGGATGCCCATTGCGTGAAAGTTTGCCCCAGCGGGGCGAGCGCCGCACGGGACGACGGGATCGTCCTTGTCGATTATGCGAAGTGCATCGGCTGCAAGGCCTGCATCGCCGCGTGTCCGTACGATGCCAGAACCTTCGTCGAAGAGCGAAAGTTTTATTTCCCCGACACACCGATCCCCCACGGGGTTGAAGAACTGAAGGAAGCGTCGGGGGTCGTCCAGAAGTGCAACCTTTGCGTTCAGAGGATCGACAAGGGGGAGCCGCCTGCCTGCGTAGAGGTCTGCCCCACGAGCTGCCGCGTTTTCGGGAACCTCGACAACGAGGGGGACGAACTCGTCCAGTTGATGAAAAAAGAGGGGTGCGTTCCCCTTCTGGAGAGCAAGGGAACGCGGCCGTCCGTGTACTACATCTTGTTGAAAAAGCAGGAAGTGGGATGCGGCCCTGGCTGA
- a CDS encoding SDR family oxidoreductase produces the protein MSIFSGKTAIVTGGASGIGRELCLELAKSGAKVYVADINEKGSVETVSSIARAGGKAASIVTDMRDPDAVARLVSKVTAEGVLDYMFNNAGVIMFGEFRDMSFEDWRHFIDSDIMGVVYGTAVAYKAMREQGHGHIVNVSSVFGLFPFALATGYAAMKQAVVGLSLSLRPEAAGFGVNVSVACPGSVKTEVRKSYRIFNGDREAFNALIWKEMSPNQAALKILVGVRKNKGLIAFPFYDLFPWWLYRIHPSLNYRWQGKLVNLFRSKVRCNP, from the coding sequence GTGAGCATTTTCTCCGGCAAGACGGCCATCGTGACGGGCGGCGCATCCGGAATCGGCCGCGAGCTATGTCTCGAGCTGGCGAAATCGGGCGCGAAGGTTTACGTGGCCGATATCAACGAGAAGGGCTCGGTGGAAACCGTTTCATCGATCGCACGCGCCGGAGGAAAGGCGGCCTCGATCGTAACGGACATGAGGGATCCGGACGCAGTCGCCCGGCTCGTTTCGAAGGTCACAGCGGAGGGAGTCCTCGATTACATGTTCAACAACGCCGGTGTGATCATGTTCGGCGAGTTCCGGGACATGAGTTTCGAGGATTGGCGCCATTTCATCGACAGCGACATCATGGGGGTCGTTTACGGAACCGCCGTCGCCTACAAGGCGATGAGGGAGCAAGGTCACGGCCACATCGTGAACGTCTCCTCGGTGTTCGGGCTGTTCCCATTCGCTCTGGCCACCGGGTATGCCGCGATGAAACAGGCTGTTGTCGGGTTGTCCCTGTCGCTCAGGCCGGAAGCCGCCGGGTTCGGAGTGAACGTAAGCGTGGCCTGTCCGGGATCGGTGAAGACGGAGGTAAGAAAAAGCTACAGGATCTTCAACGGAGATCGGGAGGCATTCAACGCTCTTATATGGAAAGAGATGAGCCCTAACCAGGCTGCTTTGAAAATTCTCGTTGGAGTGAGGAAGAACAAGGGGCTCATCGCGTTTCCGTTCTACGACTTGTTCCCTTGGTGGCTCTACAGGATTCATCCGTCGTTGAATTACCGGTGGCAGGGGAAATTGGTGAATCTCTTCAGAAGCAAGGTCAGATGCAACCCGTAA
- a CDS encoding hydroxymethylglutaryl-CoA lyase translates to MDYVTINEVGLRDGLQNQPVIVTTEGKIALVRALIAAGVKHIEATSFVSPKAVPQMADAADLYKKLPENDGIAYSALVPNLKGYERAVEAGVKSVAFVIAASDTMNKKNINMSLEQTKSACRDVIRHAKKDGVISRTYISGMFICPFEGPIPDEHIVDLAEELLREGTDEVIIADPLGLANPTRVYHLFCAFFRKIDLGRISAHFHDTRAMALANVWAALQVGVRKFDSSIGGLGGCPFAPGASGNLATEDLVLMLSQCGYDTGIDVEKLRASIKVAEDLLGRSLGGRTMAWFDSRSSLLPISY, encoded by the coding sequence TTGGACTACGTAACGATAAACGAGGTGGGGTTGCGGGACGGATTGCAGAATCAGCCGGTGATCGTGACGACCGAAGGAAAAATCGCACTGGTCCGGGCGCTGATCGCAGCAGGCGTTAAACACATCGAGGCGACCAGCTTCGTCTCCCCGAAGGCTGTCCCCCAGATGGCGGATGCCGCCGATCTTTATAAGAAGCTGCCGGAGAACGACGGTATCGCATATTCAGCCCTCGTTCCTAACCTGAAAGGGTATGAGCGCGCCGTTGAAGCCGGGGTCAAATCGGTCGCATTCGTTATCGCTGCGTCCGATACAATGAACAAAAAAAACATCAATATGTCCCTCGAACAGACGAAGTCGGCATGTCGCGACGTGATCCGGCACGCGAAGAAAGACGGTGTCATCAGCCGCACGTATATATCCGGCATGTTCATATGCCCGTTCGAAGGTCCGATTCCGGATGAACATATCGTCGATCTGGCTGAAGAATTGCTGCGCGAAGGAACGGACGAAGTCATCATCGCGGATCCGCTCGGGCTGGCAAACCCTACCCGGGTCTACCATCTCTTTTGCGCGTTTTTCCGGAAGATCGACCTCGGAAGGATCTCCGCCCATTTTCATGACACCCGGGCGATGGCGTTGGCGAACGTGTGGGCGGCCCTTCAGGTCGGGGTCCGAAAGTTCGATAGCAGTATCGGCGGGTTGGGCGGATGTCCGTTCGCTCCGGGTGCTTCGGGAAACCTGGCCACCGAGGATCTGGTCCTGATGTTGTCCCAGTGCGGCTACGATACCGGGATCGACGTGGAAAAATTGCGCGCTTCCATTAAGGTTGCCGAAGACCTCCTGGGGCGTTCCCTGGGTGGGCGAACGATGGCATGGTTCGATTCGCGCAGCAGTTTGTTACCAATATCCTATTGA
- a CDS encoding CoA transferase, whose product MKPLEKLLILDLTHMLSGPYATMLLADMGARTIKIEPPGKGEITRTALSENSDYSRCGLGPYFLTLNRNKRSIAIDLKSQDGLDIFYGLVKGADIVFDNFSAGVTRRLKIDHDTLASINPKIITCTVTGFGETGPEIDRPAFDQVVQGMGGGMSITGPPGGPPLRAGIPIGDLAGGMFGALGVLAAVCARSETGRGQHVDVSMLDCQISLLNYMATMYLLSGKDPEPLGNGHFVHIPYNTFRTKTDWIIIAVIGDAFWKNLLEVIKSPVLRNEKYLTQPGRFEDREIINAVVEETLMTNDAEYWLEKLREKRIPCAPVNKFSQALSDPQILARNMVITVKDSDGIEAKMPGNPIKLSENHSEEFTFPPQLGQHTDEILMEMLGWSRDRLSELRNRKVIG is encoded by the coding sequence ATGAAACCTTTGGAAAAATTATTAATTTTGGACTTGACGCACATGTTGTCCGGACCTTATGCGACGATGCTGCTTGCCGACATGGGTGCCCGAACCATAAAAATCGAGCCCCCGGGCAAGGGTGAAATCACACGGACGGCTTTAAGTGAAAATTCAGACTACTCAAGGTGCGGACTCGGGCCTTACTTCCTTACGCTGAACCGTAACAAGCGCAGCATCGCCATCGATTTGAAGTCTCAGGACGGCCTGGATATTTTTTACGGGCTTGTAAAAGGCGCCGACATCGTTTTCGACAATTTCAGCGCGGGTGTTACCAGGCGGTTGAAAATCGATCACGATACCCTTGCTTCGATCAATCCGAAAATCATCACATGCACGGTTACCGGTTTCGGAGAAACCGGCCCCGAAATCGACCGTCCCGCCTTCGACCAGGTCGTCCAGGGCATGGGAGGAGGGATGTCCATTACGGGCCCGCCGGGAGGACCGCCGCTTCGCGCCGGCATTCCCATCGGCGATCTGGCGGGAGGAATGTTCGGAGCGCTGGGTGTCCTTGCCGCCGTTTGCGCAAGGAGCGAAACAGGGCGTGGGCAACATGTAGATGTTTCCATGCTGGATTGCCAGATTTCATTGCTGAATTACATGGCGACAATGTACCTGCTTTCCGGAAAGGATCCCGAGCCGCTCGGAAACGGCCATTTCGTACACATTCCCTACAATACGTTCCGAACGAAAACAGATTGGATAATCATTGCGGTGATAGGGGACGCCTTCTGGAAAAACCTGCTGGAGGTCATAAAATCCCCGGTTCTTCGTAACGAGAAATATCTGACCCAGCCGGGCCGTTTCGAAGATCGGGAGATCATCAACGCGGTCGTAGAGGAAACCTTGATGACGAACGATGCTGAATATTGGCTTGAGAAACTCAGGGAGAAGAGAATACCGTGCGCGCCGGTCAATAAATTCTCCCAGGCATTGAGCGATCCGCAGATCCTGGCGAGAAACATGGTGATAACGGTGAAGGATTCCGACGGGATCGAGGCGAAGATGCCCGGGAATCCGATAAAGTTGTCGGAAAATCATTCGGAGGAGTTCACCTTTCCCCCCCAACTAGGTCAGCATACCGACGAGATATTGATGGAAATGCTTGGCTGGTCCAGGGACCGGCTGTCGGAATTGCGCAACAGGAAGGTGATCGGTTAG
- a CDS encoding NADH:flavin oxidoreductase produces the protein MKTKPAMDSGSGPGKTFGNLLSPIKIGPVELKNRIAVAPMQTYMSGPNGEITEQCLAYIGARAKGGPGLVISGVFLGTKLASQFPVGRTMSLFHPGHQLGPTLYAERVHYFGAAACAQMSPGSGRQSTPYERDAEVPAPTAGLPYEMTKEKMFDAMAGALSVDMRGREFLVGPMTREMSISEIRSEQREFANSCQLAVLCGFDMIEIHAGHGFLCHEFLSPFSNKRTDLYGGEWRNRKRFLNELVEIVRYAIQGVPLVVRISAEEHMEGGLSRDEMIDVARDLEARGVDCIHLSDGGGLEECGHQIPDADRAAHIPEHGRDFKKALKVPIIVASQHDPVKADKDIGEGAFDISALGRQMLCDPEYPNKLAAGKPEEIVRCARCNICILRGLAGMYLACPLNPNLGREYLIEEYKMGPWKTGERLIPKVLEHARMPSLYNTQWWRSEIEFVEKCWRPFRGPGPR, from the coding sequence ATGAAAACAAAGCCGGCGATGGATTCAGGGTCCGGTCCGGGGAAAACATTCGGTAATCTCCTGTCGCCCATAAAAATCGGACCCGTGGAACTGAAGAACCGGATCGCCGTGGCGCCCATGCAGACGTACATGAGCGGCCCGAACGGCGAAATAACGGAGCAGTGCCTCGCCTATATCGGAGCCCGCGCCAAAGGGGGGCCCGGCCTTGTAATCAGCGGCGTTTTCCTCGGGACCAAATTGGCTTCGCAGTTTCCGGTGGGCCGCACCATGTCCCTGTTCCATCCAGGCCATCAACTCGGCCCTACTCTCTATGCGGAACGAGTCCACTATTTCGGCGCTGCGGCGTGCGCCCAGATGAGCCCCGGTTCCGGGCGGCAATCGACGCCCTACGAGCGCGATGCGGAAGTGCCGGCGCCGACGGCCGGTTTACCTTACGAAATGACGAAGGAAAAAATGTTCGATGCCATGGCGGGCGCCTTGTCGGTGGACATGCGGGGACGGGAGTTCCTCGTCGGCCCCATGACGCGGGAGATGAGCATATCCGAAATACGCAGCGAACAGAGGGAATTCGCCAACAGCTGCCAACTGGCCGTTTTATGCGGTTTCGACATGATCGAGATCCATGCGGGGCACGGGTTCCTCTGCCATGAATTTCTTTCGCCGTTCAGCAACAAGAGAACCGATCTGTACGGCGGCGAGTGGCGCAACAGGAAGCGTTTCCTCAACGAACTGGTCGAGATAGTGCGCTATGCGATCCAGGGCGTACCGTTGGTTGTCCGTATCAGCGCCGAGGAGCACATGGAAGGGGGGTTGAGCCGCGACGAAATGATCGACGTGGCCAGGGACCTCGAAGCGAGGGGAGTGGATTGCATCCATTTGTCCGATGGAGGCGGGCTCGAAGAGTGCGGTCATCAGATCCCGGACGCCGACCGTGCCGCGCATATTCCGGAGCACGGGAGGGATTTCAAGAAGGCGCTGAAGGTACCGATCATCGTGGCGTCGCAGCATGACCCCGTGAAAGCCGACAAGGACATCGGGGAAGGCGCTTTCGATATTTCCGCGCTTGGACGGCAGATGTTGTGCGACCCGGAGTATCCCAACAAGCTCGCGGCCGGAAAGCCCGAGGAAATCGTCCGTTGCGCAAGGTGCAATATCTGCATATTGCGCGGGCTGGCCGGGATGTATCTCGCCTGTCCGTTGAACCCGAACCTGGGGAGGGAGTACCTCATCGAGGAATACAAAATGGGGCCGTGGAAAACCGGGGAGCGGCTGATCCCGAAGGTCCTGGAGCACGCCAGGATGCCTTCGCTGTACAACACGCAATGGTGGCGCAGCGAGATCGAATTCGTGGAGAAATGCTGGAGGCCGTTCCGGGGGCCGGGGCCCCGATAG